A section of the Anabaena cylindrica PCC 7122 genome encodes:
- the patX gene encoding heterocyst-inhibiting protein PatX, protein MRAAISLLVSSLVFGSLAFNGEAMLTRLSYLLLAGSGSQQLLADNPKPGPNQPEQPAPHRGSGRRESMEYFRNIHSVV, encoded by the coding sequence ATGCGTGCTGCCATTTCACTTTTAGTATCGAGTCTGGTATTCGGCTCCTTAGCTTTTAACGGCGAAGCGATGCTTACTCGTCTTTCCTACCTCCTGCTTGCTGGTTCTGGTTCACAACAGCTACTGGCTGATAATCCCAAACCAGGGCCTAACCAACCAGAACAGCCAGCCCCTCATCGTGGTAGTGGACGTAGAGAATCAATGGAATATTTCAGAAATATCCATTCAGTTGTTTAG
- the glnA gene encoding type I glutamate--ammonia ligase, with the protein MTTPQEVLKMIRDKNIQMIDLKFIDTPGTWQHLTMYQDQIDENSFTDGVPFDGSSIRGWKGIEESDMTMVLDPNTAWIDPFMKEPTLSIICSIKEPRTGEWYNRCPRVIAQKAIDYLASTGLGDTAFFGPEAEFFIFDDVRYDQTANSGYYYVDSVEGRWNTGREESPNLGYKTRFKEGYFPVPPTDSFQDMRTEMLLTMKDCGVPIEKQHHEVATGGQCELGFRFGKLIEAADWLMTYKYVIKNVARKYGKTVTFMPKPIFGDNGSGMHCHQSIWKGGQPLFAGDKYAGMSEMGLYYIGGILKHAPALLAITNPTTNSYKRLVPGYEAPVNLAYSQGNRSASVRIPLSGNNPKAKRLEFRCPDATSNPYLAFAAMLCAGIDGIKNKIHPGEPLDKNIYELSPEELAKIPSTPGSLELALEALENDHAFLTDTGVFSEDFIQNWIDYKLANEVKQMQLRPHPYEFFLYYDC; encoded by the coding sequence ATGACAACCCCACAAGAAGTCTTGAAGATGATTCGGGACAAAAACATTCAGATGATTGATCTGAAATTCATCGACACACCAGGGACTTGGCAACATTTGACCATGTACCAGGATCAAATTGATGAAAATTCATTCACTGATGGTGTTCCTTTCGACGGTTCCAGCATTCGGGGTTGGAAAGGCATCGAAGAATCAGACATGACAATGGTGCTAGATCCAAACACCGCTTGGATCGATCCATTCATGAAAGAGCCAACCCTAAGTATAATTTGTAGTATTAAGGAACCACGCACAGGCGAATGGTATAACCGTTGCCCTCGCGTTATTGCCCAAAAAGCAATAGACTATCTTGCTTCCACAGGACTTGGTGACACAGCGTTCTTCGGACCTGAAGCTGAATTCTTCATCTTTGATGATGTCCGCTACGACCAAACCGCTAATTCTGGTTACTACTACGTAGATTCCGTAGAGGGTCGTTGGAACACTGGTAGAGAAGAAAGCCCTAACTTGGGTTACAAAACCCGCTTTAAAGAAGGCTACTTCCCAGTACCACCAACAGATAGCTTTCAAGATATGCGGACAGAAATGCTGCTAACGATGAAAGACTGTGGTGTACCTATTGAAAAACAACACCACGAAGTTGCTACAGGTGGTCAGTGTGAATTAGGTTTCCGCTTTGGTAAGTTAATCGAAGCTGCGGACTGGTTGATGACTTACAAATATGTCATCAAGAACGTTGCCAGAAAGTACGGTAAAACCGTCACCTTTATGCCAAAACCAATTTTTGGTGATAATGGTTCCGGTATGCACTGTCACCAATCTATTTGGAAAGGTGGACAACCTTTATTTGCCGGTGACAAGTATGCTGGCATGAGCGAAATGGGATTATACTACATTGGTGGTATTCTCAAACACGCTCCAGCATTGTTGGCAATCACCAACCCCACTACAAACTCTTACAAACGTCTAGTACCTGGTTATGAAGCACCAGTAAACTTGGCTTACTCCCAAGGCAACCGTTCTGCTTCTGTACGGATTCCCTTGTCTGGTAATAACCCCAAAGCCAAGCGGTTAGAGTTCCGTTGTCCAGATGCCACCTCTAACCCCTATTTAGCCTTTGCTGCCATGCTTTGCGCTGGTATTGATGGCATTAAGAACAAAATCCATCCTGGTGAACCCTTAGATAAGAATATCTATGAACTTTCTCCAGAAGAATTGGCGAAAATTCCTTCTACACCAGGTTCTTTAGAATTGGCATTAGAAGCACTCGAAAACGATCACGCTTTCTTAACAGATACTGGTGTATTCTCAGAAGATTTCATCCAAAACTGGATTGACTACAAACTGGCTAACGAAGTTAAGCAAATGCAGTTACGTCCTCATCCTTACGAATTCTTCTTATATTACGATTGCTAA
- a CDS encoding FAD-dependent oxidoreductase produces the protein MNHKYTADVLVVGGGTGGTAAAIQAARRGAKTILVSEFVWLGGMLTSAGVSAPDGNELEAFQTGLWGAFLQELRQRQPGGLDNSWVSFFSYDPRVGAEIFADWAKELPNLQWISGKTPLEVLRQGDCITGVRFADFTVTAKIILDGTELGDLLALGEVPCRWGWELQSEWGEPSAPIVPNALTARYPVQSPTWVVVMQDFGESIAPEILPAPHYDPSLFTGAWSDYGAEKFLNYGRSPDGRFMINWPICGNDYGKKADRLIESEIARREFEQECFWHSQNFAHFIQTQLGRRYGLATGVFPSVSPAFALHPYYRESRRLEGLITVCEQDILPLAGGNVAAKFDDAVAVGNYANDHHYPGVKFSLQPKSIRWGGRWTGTPFTIPYRCLIPKSTDGLLVCEKNISVSHIANGATRLQPVVMGIGQAAGMAAALCCELECQPRDLPVRKLQTALLTDERSPAVIVPLFNVTTNHPEWLNWQIHYLENPEAYPTSGNCPALLVNQYDYSNLDCFIGIFNRLDQQDYRFSIINPTEFSHITWQIVTLRSHIDKQLQVLPQQQKLTVWGNLNSSGHWLLVEYIDEVSN, from the coding sequence ATGAATCACAAGTATACAGCCGATGTCCTAGTTGTTGGCGGTGGAACCGGCGGAACCGCTGCGGCTATCCAAGCAGCACGTAGAGGCGCTAAAACCATTCTTGTGAGTGAATTTGTCTGGTTAGGCGGAATGCTCACCTCAGCGGGCGTATCTGCACCTGATGGTAACGAATTAGAAGCTTTTCAAACTGGGCTATGGGGTGCTTTTTTACAAGAGTTACGTCAACGACAGCCGGGAGGATTAGATAATAGTTGGGTGAGTTTTTTTAGCTATGATCCGCGTGTAGGTGCAGAAATTTTTGCTGACTGGGCGAAGGAATTACCGAATTTACAATGGATTTCGGGAAAAACACCTTTGGAGGTTTTGCGTCAGGGAGATTGTATTACAGGTGTACGCTTTGCAGATTTCACAGTCACGGCCAAAATTATTCTTGATGGTACGGAATTAGGAGATTTATTGGCTTTAGGGGAAGTGCCTTGCCGTTGGGGTTGGGAATTGCAGTCAGAGTGGGGAGAGCCGAGCGCCCCTATTGTCCCTAATGCTCTCACCGCAAGGTATCCTGTACAATCACCAACTTGGGTCGTGGTGATGCAAGATTTTGGTGAAAGTATCGCCCCAGAAATTCTACCTGCTCCTCATTATGACCCTTCTTTGTTTACAGGCGCTTGGTCAGATTACGGTGCTGAGAAGTTTTTGAATTATGGACGATCGCCTGATGGTCGATTTATGATTAATTGGCCTATTTGTGGCAATGACTACGGTAAAAAGGCTGATCGTTTGATAGAGTCGGAGATAGCAAGACGCGAGTTTGAGCAAGAATGTTTCTGGCATAGTCAAAATTTTGCCCATTTTATTCAAACTCAGCTTGGTAGGCGCTACGGTTTAGCAACAGGAGTTTTTCCTAGTGTTTCTCCAGCTTTTGCGCTGCATCCCTACTACCGCGAAAGTCGCCGTTTAGAGGGATTGATTACTGTCTGTGAGCAGGATATTCTGCCATTAGCAGGTGGTAATGTAGCAGCTAAATTTGATGATGCAGTTGCTGTTGGTAACTACGCCAATGATCACCATTACCCTGGTGTTAAGTTCTCACTGCAACCTAAATCTATTCGCTGGGGGGGACGTTGGACAGGAACACCCTTTACCATTCCCTATCGTTGTCTAATTCCTAAGTCTACAGATGGTTTGCTGGTCTGTGAAAAGAATATTTCTGTGTCTCACATAGCAAATGGGGCAACCAGACTACAGCCTGTAGTGATGGGTATTGGTCAAGCGGCGGGTATGGCAGCTGCTCTATGTTGTGAGCTAGAATGTCAGCCCAGGGATTTGCCGGTGAGGAAGTTGCAAACAGCTTTATTAACTGATGAGCGATCGCCTGCTGTAATTGTTCCTTTATTTAACGTAACAACCAATCATCCAGAGTGGTTAAACTGGCAAATTCATTATTTGGAAAACCCAGAAGCATATCCAACTAGTGGTAATTGCCCGGCTTTATTGGTTAATCAGTATGATTACTCGAATCTTGATTGTTTCATAGGCATTTTTAATCGCCTAGACCAACAAGATTATAGATTTAGTATTATTAATCCCACTGAATTTTCACATATAACTTGGCAAATTGTGACATTGCGATCGCATATTGACAAGCAACTGCAAGTCCTTCCTCAGCAACAAAAGCTTACCGTCTGGGGAAATCTAAATTCATCTGGTCACTGGCTACTTGTCGAATATATCGACGAAGTATCAAATTGA
- a CDS encoding class I SAM-dependent methyltransferase, translating into MSDTLSKLTYQTFQQGKNYFSFAHKILTSRLRNLVHPTLAQTSQFIPQEAIPKLQNRLNQLLETDWQDAEKGIYPTSVLFDNPWEDFFRYYPLIWLDLPASWERSLKNSQQVFSPEIDKDSYPSYYLQNFHHQTDGYLSDLSANLYDLQVELLFGGSADAMRRRIIAPLKRGLAKFQFLSPKQIRILDVACGTGRTLKMIRAACPQVSLYGTDLSPAYLRKSNELLSQNPLELPQLLQANAEELPYLDNYFHVVTSVFLFHELPNTVRQSIIEQCFRVLKPGGILIICDSIQKSDSPELTQVIDNFPKMFHEPYYRDYTTDDLVERLKKADFENIDTQVHFLSKYFIAHKPV; encoded by the coding sequence ATGTCTGACACCTTAAGCAAGTTGACCTATCAGACTTTTCAACAAGGAAAGAATTACTTCAGTTTTGCTCATAAAATTTTAACTTCACGGTTAAGAAATTTAGTGCATCCCACACTAGCACAAACGAGCCAATTTATACCTCAAGAGGCAATACCCAAACTGCAAAACAGATTAAATCAGCTACTAGAAACTGACTGGCAGGATGCAGAAAAAGGAATATATCCCACTAGTGTATTATTTGATAATCCTTGGGAAGATTTTTTCCGCTATTATCCACTAATTTGGCTAGATTTACCCGCAAGTTGGGAAAGATCCCTAAAAAATAGCCAACAAGTTTTTTCACCAGAAATAGATAAAGACAGTTATCCTAGTTACTATTTGCAGAATTTTCATCACCAAACTGATGGTTATTTGAGCGACCTATCAGCCAATTTATATGACTTACAGGTAGAACTTTTGTTTGGGGGTTCAGCTGATGCCATGCGGCGACGTATTATCGCCCCGCTGAAAAGAGGTTTAGCAAAATTTCAGTTTTTGTCACCAAAACAAATCCGAATTCTAGATGTAGCTTGTGGCACTGGGCGGACTCTGAAGATGATACGCGCAGCTTGTCCTCAAGTTTCTTTATATGGTACGGATTTGTCGCCAGCTTATTTACGTAAATCTAATGAGCTATTGTCTCAAAATCCGTTGGAATTACCACAACTTTTACAGGCAAATGCTGAAGAATTACCTTATTTAGATAACTATTTTCATGTGGTAACTTCTGTGTTTCTTTTTCATGAGTTACCTAATACTGTGCGTCAATCAATTATAGAACAATGCTTTCGGGTGTTAAAACCAGGTGGAATCTTGATTATATGTGACTCCATTCAGAAGAGTGATTCACCTGAATTGACTCAGGTGATAGATAACTTTCCGAAAATGTTCCATGAACCTTACTACAGAGATTACACTACTGATGACTTGGTAGAGCGTTTAAAGAAAGCGGACTTTGAGAACATCGACACACAAGTCCACTTTCTCAGTAAGTATTTTATTGCACATAAACCAGTTTAA
- a CDS encoding NHL repeat-containing protein yields the protein MIKILISHLKKNRQTLNQFIKKSIQSRYWQRKIAFNILLCLTCVLMAIFVGMAMDQATTKSITVSNFTNQISKAETTKTSNVNNQISTTEITPTSEFTNQISQKETTKTPTFTYTTSWLGNTIGKGKLRVQNNVETMYVTANGEIYTNSYWDEAGGEAGIYKDGKVIGFLEDLHGWNRLGGKAVTVNSKYIYLAMSQSGMNNGKEGYPPEGKTWYCVRRYNLAGKPVPFSGGNGWDKSMLITSDKSEVTGLAIVGNKLFVSNAIDNIVGIYNTETMQKMGSFAVTNPGGIAIDPQGDLWIIQNKKGSTAGKVVHYSQTGKKLPEQIVDVVDPTAIALYKQDRLLVADNSFRQQVLIYTIKGNPKQVGTFGDKNGIYGGVPGEVQSLKLYGITGVGTDSAGNIYINNNGFNKSGTDLRKFSAAGKQQWQLLGLIFVDNADTDPKSNGINVFTKHEEYLMDYSKPVGKQWTYKAYTVNPFKYPQDPRLHTSPDGTFVRRIQGKPFLFLTDMFGSLLQIYRFQPATDGKIAIPAGLFVGTNDQGKSINGNWPPHQPTQGEWIWRDSNGNGAFDQKEYDSSKDYPYIGGWWVDNKGDVWKTLRTEDGIRHYPLQGLDSKGNPIYTYNSMQKHKTPSVFKDLRRIEYFPETDTMYLSGFTVEHPASGDDTGVVGSEIARFDNWNKGNRTPKWRTVVPYDSTGKREISTAAMSVAGDYVFAVTVKTAEVYVYKAATGKLLHKFGPGPEVGGESGWVDIPHGIRAFRRSNGEYLVFVEENMNGKVIIYRF from the coding sequence ATGATCAAAATATTAATTTCACACCTTAAAAAAAACCGCCAAACACTTAATCAATTTATAAAAAAGTCAATTCAGAGTAGATATTGGCAGAGAAAAATAGCTTTTAATATTTTACTCTGTTTAACTTGTGTTTTAATGGCGATATTCGTAGGCATGGCAATGGATCAGGCTACGACAAAAAGCATTACAGTATCTAACTTTACTAATCAAATTTCTAAAGCAGAAACAACTAAAACATCTAACGTTAATAATCAGATCTCTACTACGGAAATCACTCCAACATCTGAATTTACTAATCAAATTTCTCAGAAGGAAACAACTAAAACCCCTACATTTACATATACAACTTCTTGGCTTGGTAACACCATTGGCAAAGGAAAGTTGCGAGTACAAAATAATGTGGAAACAATGTATGTAACAGCAAATGGTGAAATTTACACTAATAGTTACTGGGATGAAGCAGGAGGAGAAGCGGGAATATATAAAGATGGTAAAGTTATTGGTTTTCTAGAAGATCTTCACGGCTGGAATCGTCTTGGTGGTAAAGCGGTGACAGTCAATAGCAAGTATATTTATCTTGCTATGTCTCAGAGTGGGATGAATAATGGAAAAGAAGGTTATCCTCCAGAAGGTAAAACTTGGTACTGTGTACGACGCTATAATTTAGCAGGAAAACCCGTACCTTTTTCTGGCGGTAATGGCTGGGATAAAAGTATGTTAATTACTAGTGATAAAAGTGAAGTCACTGGTTTAGCAATTGTAGGTAATAAGCTATTTGTGAGTAATGCCATTGATAACATTGTGGGTATTTATAATACTGAAACAATGCAAAAAATGGGCAGCTTTGCAGTTACTAATCCGGGAGGAATAGCTATTGATCCACAAGGAGACTTATGGATTATTCAAAATAAAAAAGGTAGCACTGCTGGGAAGGTTGTGCATTATTCCCAAACGGGTAAAAAATTGCCTGAACAAATTGTAGATGTTGTTGACCCTACAGCGATCGCACTTTACAAACAAGATAGACTATTAGTGGCAGACAATAGCTTCCGGCAGCAAGTACTAATTTATACAATTAAAGGCAACCCTAAACAAGTAGGAACTTTCGGCGATAAAAATGGTATCTATGGCGGTGTCCCTGGTGAAGTGCAAAGCTTGAAACTCTATGGAATTACCGGAGTCGGTACAGATAGCGCAGGTAATATCTATATCAACAACAATGGCTTTAACAAATCAGGCACAGATTTAAGAAAATTTTCAGCCGCTGGAAAACAACAATGGCAATTACTAGGCTTGATATTTGTAGATAATGCAGATACTGACCCCAAAAGTAATGGTATAAATGTATTCACCAAGCATGAAGAATACTTGATGGATTATAGTAAACCAGTGGGTAAACAGTGGACTTATAAAGCCTACACAGTTAATCCTTTCAAATATCCTCAAGATCCTCGTTTACACACATCCCCAGATGGTACCTTTGTTCGTCGTATTCAAGGAAAGCCTTTTTTATTCCTCACAGATATGTTTGGCAGCTTACTGCAAATTTATCGTTTTCAACCCGCTACAGACGGTAAAATTGCTATTCCAGCCGGGTTATTTGTAGGCACTAATGACCAAGGTAAATCTATCAACGGGAACTGGCCTCCCCACCAACCAACCCAAGGGGAATGGATTTGGCGAGATAGTAATGGAAACGGTGCATTTGATCAAAAAGAGTACGACAGCAGCAAAGATTATCCCTACATAGGTGGTTGGTGGGTTGACAACAAAGGTGATGTTTGGAAAACCTTGCGAACAGAAGATGGTATTCGCCATTATCCTTTACAGGGATTAGATAGCAAAGGCAACCCCATTTATACCTATAATTCCATGCAAAAACATAAGACTCCCAGCGTCTTTAAAGATTTGCGGCGAATTGAGTATTTTCCCGAAACAGATACTATGTATTTATCAGGTTTCACCGTAGAACATCCAGCTTCTGGGGATGATACTGGAGTTGTCGGATCAGAAATTGCCCGCTTTGATAATTGGAATAAAGGAAATCGCACCCCCAAATGGCGAACTGTAGTTCCCTATGACTCTACTGGGAAGCGAGAAATTTCTACCGCAGCTATGAGTGTAGCTGGCGATTATGTATTTGCAGTGACTGTGAAAACCGCAGAAGTTTATGTCTATAAAGCTGCAACAGGAAAACTCTTACACAAATTCGGTCCTGGCCCTGAAGTTGGTGGAGAAAGTGGCTGGGTTGATATTCCCCACGGTATCCGGGCTTTTCGTCGGTCTAATGGTGAATACTTAGTCTTTGTAGAAGAAAATATGAATGGAAAAGTAATTATCTATCGTTTTTAA
- a CDS encoding glycosyltransferase family 4 protein, producing the protein MRILHITNHLQQIGNGIVNVAVDLACLQAKNGLHVAVASSGGQYEELLANHGIKHFKLDQSRSPLNMIKAAWRYREIIKKFQPDIVHTHMMTGVVLAGIFRNSGNYSLVSTVHNEFQRSAVLMGLADRVIAVSHAVADSMIRRGIPAKKLCVVANGTLGSPRHRNIQDYQPLALHHPAITTVAGMYSRKGIGDLIEAFSLIAQDFPHAHLYLVGDGPDRPIFEKIVQSKTFRDKGLHRRIHFEGFQAEPQRYMLSTDIFVLASHCESFGLVLTEAREAGCAIIASDVDGIPETLDHRQAGILVPPQDSQTLANALGQLLSDSQQLQKWKFRAQQNLERFSAARVNQETLTVYSELMRKYNVPKVMETRELVAGKKVLISSSDNY; encoded by the coding sequence ATGAGAATCTTGCATATTACAAATCATCTGCAACAAATAGGTAATGGAATTGTCAATGTAGCAGTAGACTTAGCCTGTTTACAAGCAAAAAACGGACTTCATGTTGCTGTAGCATCATCAGGTGGACAATATGAGGAATTATTAGCAAATCATGGTATTAAGCACTTTAAACTAGATCAATCACGGTCGCCACTCAACATGATCAAAGCTGCTTGGCGTTATCGAGAAATTATCAAAAAATTTCAACCAGATATTGTTCATACTCATATGATGACAGGAGTTGTGCTGGCGGGAATTTTTAGAAATAGTGGTAACTATAGTTTAGTTTCTACTGTCCATAATGAATTTCAACGTAGTGCAGTTCTCATGGGATTAGCAGATAGAGTAATTGCAGTTAGTCATGCAGTCGCCGATTCAATGATTCGGCGCGGTATCCCAGCCAAAAAGTTGTGTGTGGTTGCCAACGGCACCTTAGGTAGTCCTCGACATAGAAACATTCAAGATTACCAACCCCTAGCACTCCATCATCCAGCCATCACTACCGTAGCCGGAATGTATAGCCGCAAAGGTATTGGTGATTTAATTGAAGCATTTAGCCTCATTGCTCAAGATTTTCCTCACGCTCATTTATATTTAGTAGGAGACGGCCCAGATCGGCCTATTTTTGAGAAAATAGTCCAAAGTAAAACATTTAGAGATAAAGGACTACACCGACGCATTCATTTTGAAGGTTTTCAAGCAGAACCACAACGCTATATGTTATCAACAGATATCTTTGTCCTCGCTTCACACTGCGAATCCTTTGGTTTGGTATTAACAGAAGCACGAGAAGCCGGTTGTGCAATTATTGCTAGTGATGTAGATGGCATTCCAGAGACTTTAGATCATCGGCAAGCAGGTATTCTAGTTCCACCTCAAGATAGCCAAACTTTAGCTAATGCCCTAGGGCAATTACTCAGCGATTCCCAGCAGTTACAAAAGTGGAAATTCCGCGCCCAACAAAACTTAGAAAGATTCAGCGCTGCACGAGTAAATCAGGAAACATTGACTGTATACAGTGAATTAATGAGAAAATACAATGTTCCTAAAGTCATGGAAACAAGAGAACTAGTAGCAGGTAAAAAGGTATTAATATCAAGTTCAGATAATTACTGA
- a CDS encoding PIG-L deacetylase family protein — protein sequence MDKISLIKLEKLIPNDFLNQIQYIHSQLLTQWILNWGSQPLKFSQKPAMVFSPHQDDETFGCGGMIARKREQEIPVVVTFLTDGRGSHGSDPHIQNKIIHIRKQESLNALEILGVKPSEIHFLDKLDGSLPDLNPEEKQQIINQISELLKLYQPGEIYVPHRKDCHKDHEATYHLVQEAITQSGIIVELLQYPIWVFWRAPLFILLKLKDIRAAYRLSITSVQEKKKRAIAAYPSQIQSLPRGFIKRFLHSEEIFFKS from the coding sequence ATGGATAAAATTAGCCTGATTAAATTAGAAAAACTAATTCCTAATGATTTTCTCAATCAAATACAATATATTCATTCCCAATTACTTACACAATGGATTTTGAATTGGGGAAGTCAGCCACTAAAATTTAGTCAAAAACCAGCAATGGTGTTTTCTCCCCATCAAGATGATGAAACTTTTGGTTGTGGTGGGATGATTGCACGAAAAAGAGAACAAGAAATACCAGTAGTTGTCACCTTCTTGACAGACGGCAGAGGTTCTCATGGTTCAGATCCACATATTCAAAATAAAATTATTCATATTCGCAAACAAGAATCCTTAAATGCACTAGAAATTTTGGGAGTAAAGCCTTCAGAAATTCATTTTTTGGATAAGCTAGATGGAAGTTTACCAGATTTAAATCCAGAGGAAAAACAACAGATAATTAACCAGATTTCTGAACTACTAAAACTTTATCAGCCAGGAGAAATTTATGTTCCACATCGTAAAGATTGTCATAAAGATCATGAAGCTACATATCATTTAGTTCAGGAGGCAATCACCCAATCAGGAATTATAGTAGAACTATTACAGTATCCTATTTGGGTGTTTTGGAGAGCGCCTTTATTTATCCTCTTGAAATTAAAGGATATCAGAGCAGCTTATCGGCTTTCAATTACCTCAGTGCAAGAAAAGAAAAAAAGAGCGATCGCAGCCTATCCCTCTCAAATACAAAGCCTACCTCGTGGTTTTATAAAACGATTCTTACACTCAGAAGAAATCTTCTTTAAATCTTAA
- a CDS encoding glycosyltransferase family 4 protein, with protein MGSNEKKIDSSSASILTLGTGWFPKNPGGLERYIYELTHKLAANQDRIELCGVGLPNAEADTPVKLTNLASPDSLIWQRLWSIRSNFQKTRLDKPDAINLHFALYSFPILDLLPKEVPITFNFHGPWASESQEEVANQKLSIWLKQQLIEKKTYDRCDRFIVLSKAFGHILHQKYQVSWDKIHIIPGGVDIHHFQNNLSRQQARKQLSWPNNNPILFTSRRLVHRMGIDKLLQAVAAIKPKIPDIWLAIAGRGHIQTLLQKQAQELGLENNVKFLGFLPDEQLPIAYQAADLTVMPSQSFEGFGLAILESLACGTPVVCTPVGGMPEILQQFSPELITDDISTKSIGEKLEQVLLEKIYLPSREQCRHYTTTNYDWNHISQKVRQILLN; from the coding sequence GTGGGAAGTAACGAAAAAAAGATTGATTCATCATCTGCATCTATTTTAACCTTAGGAACAGGTTGGTTTCCTAAAAATCCAGGAGGATTAGAAAGGTATATTTATGAACTAACTCATAAATTAGCTGCAAATCAAGACCGGATAGAATTATGTGGAGTTGGTCTACCAAATGCTGAAGCAGATACACCAGTTAAATTAACTAATTTAGCATCTCCTGATAGTCTAATTTGGCAGAGGTTATGGTCAATTCGTTCTAATTTTCAAAAAACAAGATTAGATAAACCTGATGCTATTAATCTGCATTTTGCATTATATAGCTTTCCCATTTTAGATCTTTTACCTAAAGAAGTACCAATCACTTTTAATTTTCATGGTCCTTGGGCTTCGGAAAGTCAAGAAGAAGTAGCAAATCAGAAACTTAGTATTTGGCTAAAGCAGCAGTTAATAGAAAAAAAGACTTATGACCGATGCGATCGCTTTATTGTTCTTAGCAAAGCATTTGGTCATATCTTACATCAAAAATATCAAGTTTCTTGGGACAAAATTCATATTATTCCTGGTGGAGTAGATATTCATCATTTTCAAAATAATTTATCGCGACAACAGGCTAGAAAACAACTCAGTTGGCCAAATAACAATCCCATCTTATTCACATCTCGTCGCCTTGTTCATCGTATGGGAATTGACAAATTATTGCAAGCAGTAGCGGCAATTAAACCAAAAATTCCTGATATTTGGTTAGCAATAGCTGGACGTGGACATATTCAAACTTTATTACAAAAACAGGCTCAAGAATTAGGTTTAGAAAATAATGTTAAATTTTTAGGTTTTTTACCAGATGAACAGTTACCAATTGCCTACCAAGCGGCTGACTTAACTGTTATGCCTAGTCAATCTTTTGAAGGTTTTGGATTAGCAATTCTTGAATCTTTAGCTTGTGGTACTCCTGTTGTCTGTACTCCTGTGGGAGGAATGCCAGAAATTTTACAACAATTTTCACCGGAATTAATTACTGATGATATTAGTACTAAAAGTATTGGAGAAAAATTAGAACAGGTATTGTTAGAAAAAATTTATTTACCTTCTAGAGAACAATGTCGTCATTATACAACTACAAATTATGATTGGAATCATATTTCTCAAAAGGTACGACAAATTTTATTAAATTAA